TACAGAAACAGATTGAAGGCATTCCTCAGTTCTTTGAGAATGAAGGGAATGTAGTGTATGATGGACGTAATATTTTGAAACGGGTAAATTTGGATAATGTTGATGTTGTTGTGAAAAGCTTTAAGAAGCCTCACATCATTAATCGTGTTGTCTATTCATTTTTCCGCCAATCAAAGGCTGAGCGCTCCTATATATATTCAATGGAAATCCAAAAGCATGGTTTTGATACTCCGGAGCCGGTTGCTATGATCGAGCAATATCAAAAGGGGCTTCTTTCGCACAGTTATTATATTTGCTGTTATGATGGTGGTGAAACAGTGCGTGGTTTAATGGGTGGAGATGTGAAAGGCAATGAAGAAAGGCTATTGGCTTTCGCACGTTATACGGTAGCACTTCACCAGGCAGGTATTTTACACCTTGATTATTCCCCTGGGAATATCCTGATTCACCATAATGAAACTGAAGGATATAGCTTCTCTTTGGTTGATGTTAATCGTATGCAGTTATTGACTGATATTGATTGTGATACTGTATGTCGCAATATGTGCCGTTTGTGTACGTCACAAGAGGCTTTGGCTTATATAATGACAGAATATGCATCTCTCCGCGGGTGGGATGTAAAATACACTGTTGAACTTTCTCTCTATTATACCAATCAGTTCTTTAAGAGATATGTATTTCGTAGAGCTGCACGCAAAGAAACTACCAATCATATTGTTTCTCGTATTCTGTTGTTTCGTTTATGCCGATCATGTCGTTCTCTCTTTTCTCATTCCTCAGGGGCTTATTGCTATTTTTGGAAAAAGGAGAAAGATATTTATGATATATATTTAAGAAAATATGATTATCAAAATATCTTTTTTAAAGATTATCATTAATCTACTCCCATAATTTTTTAGCAAGTCCGTCTTGAAATAAATACAATATTTTTTTTAGTTTGCTTCTGAAAATATCTCTTCTTAATTTTTTATGATAAATGTTGCATAGTCTCATTTCATCAAAAATCTCTCCTTTTTTCATCATGTCTTTTCTAAATGAGCCAGAAGTAATTCCCCATTTCAATAAAAACTGTATATGTCCTTTATTCTTTTTTACACGCGTTGTTGAGCGGGCTTCAAAATGATATACTCTACTGTCGGAAACACCTTTGAATAGTCGTACACCTGCCATCCATAGTTTTGCTGAAAAATCAGGATCACTATACATTCCAGGTGAGTATTCTACGCTATATCCTCCTACTAAATCCCAAATGTCACGATGTACTATGTTGGGAGGAGGAGTAGCTCCGAACCAGTCATGGTGTGGTAGAGTTTTGTATTCTTTTAGTAGTTTTTCTTCCTGAAAACTTTCAGTATCTTCTCCGAAGTTGGCAGGCGCTATAACTCCTTTGTTTCCACAAGGAAAGGGCTGTATTAGTGTTGAAGAGAAAAAGAATAGTTTGTCAGGCGCCTTATTGACTTCATTCCAAAGCATCTTATCCCACTCTGGGCAAACATACATGTCGTCATTCATATAGACGATATAATCAGTCTCAACTTTAGTTCGTAATAAATTTAATGACCAACAGATTCCTATATTTTGCTCACTATGTGTATATGTTATATTGTTTTTTTTTACCCATTCTAATGTTCCGTCGCTTCCGTCATTGACGTGTATTAGAATTTGATGATTAAAAGTGGAATTTTTGGTAATACTTTTAAGGCATAGTTTCAGGAATGCTAAATTGTTCCATGTTGGAATTAAAATGGAAAATAGCGGTTTCTGTATTGTTACATCGTTATTCATATCTGTTATTGATGTTATTATAAATATTTATGATTTGAGTAGCTTGTTTTTCTTCTGAGAACTGTTTTATGAATTCCTTTCCTTTCTCAATCATCAACTTCTTTTTCTCTGGTTTGGATAGAATCTCGTTAAATGCCCGACTGGCTTCATCTACGCTATCCGGGTTAACATATATAGAATCCGGTCCTCCTGCTTCTTCTAGGCATGACCCTGTAGCTGCGACAACGGGTATTCCGGAATGTAAAGCTTCTATGATAGGTATTCCAAAACCTTCGAAATAAGAGGGATATGCAAATATCTCAGCCAATTGATAAATAGCGGGTAAATCTCCAAAAGGCACATTGTGCATGATATGTACTCTTGGGGTTAGATTATGCTCACTGGCAAAACGCTCTATTTTTTCTGTGTAAGGTGTACGTTTGCCTACAATGACGAGGTGTATGTCTTGTGGCAATTGTGGTAGTGCTTGCACTAGTAATAAAGCATTTTTACGTTCTTCAATGCTGCCTACGTTTAATATATATTTTGGTGGCAATTGGTATTTGGAGCGTACTTCTTCTTTTTTCTCATTGCCGACGAATTGTTCGAATACGGGATCGCAACCTTGGTAGACAACCTCTATTTTATCGGCAGGGATATGGAAAAACTTGATGATATCACGCTTTGTACATTCGCTGATAGCGATTATCTTATCAGCATTCTCGCATGCTTTACGAAATTTATACGTATATATTTTCCTGTCAAGGAAATGATAGTATTGTGGGTATCTCAGGAAAATCAAGTCATGGATACTGACAATGCTTTTGATGTGGCTTTTGTGGATATTCAGCGGAAGCTCGTTGCTAAGACCATGGAATATGCCGACTTCTTCATTTTCCAATTGACGGGTGATGCTGGATATACGCCATAGGGAACTGAATTTTCTCCAGAAAGACGTGGCAGGGTAAGCAAGGTGTAACTGCGGATACTTCTCAGTCAACATACCTAGCCTTTTATTGTTGCGCTTTTT
The Bacteroides caecimuris DNA segment above includes these coding regions:
- a CDS encoding glycosyltransferase family 4 protein, with the translated sequence MRIGFDGKRAVQNFTGLGNYSRYIADILCRFYPENEYILYAPKKRNNKRLGMLTEKYPQLHLAYPATSFWRKFSSLWRISSITRQLENEEVGIFHGLSNELPLNIHKSHIKSIVSIHDLIFLRYPQYYHFLDRKIYTYKFRKACENADKIIAISECTKRDIIKFFHIPADKIEVVYQGCDPVFEQFVGNEKKEEVRSKYQLPPKYILNVGSIEERKNALLLVQALPQLPQDIHLVIVGKRTPYTEKIERFASEHNLTPRVHIMHNVPFGDLPAIYQLAEIFAYPSYFEGFGIPIIEALHSGIPVVAATGSCLEEAGGPDSIYVNPDSVDEASRAFNEILSKPEKKKLMIEKGKEFIKQFSEEKQATQIINIYNNINNRYE
- a CDS encoding glycosyltransferase family 2 protein, whose protein sequence is MNNDVTIQKPLFSILIPTWNNLAFLKLCLKSITKNSTFNHQILIHVNDGSDGTLEWVKKNNITYTHSEQNIGICWSLNLLRTKVETDYIVYMNDDMYVCPEWDKMLWNEVNKAPDKLFFFSSTLIQPFPCGNKGVIAPANFGEDTESFQEEKLLKEYKTLPHHDWFGATPPPNIVHRDIWDLVGGYSVEYSPGMYSDPDFSAKLWMAGVRLFKGVSDSRVYHFEARSTTRVKKNKGHIQFLLKWGITSGSFRKDMMKKGEIFDEMRLCNIYHKKLRRDIFRSKLKKILYLFQDGLAKKLWE
- a CDS encoding lipopolysaccharide kinase InaA family protein, which gives rise to MRVIVNPKYAHLQKQIEGIPQFFENEGNVVYDGRNILKRVNLDNVDVVVKSFKKPHIINRVVYSFFRQSKAERSYIYSMEIQKHGFDTPEPVAMIEQYQKGLLSHSYYICCYDGGETVRGLMGGDVKGNEERLLAFARYTVALHQAGILHLDYSPGNILIHHNETEGYSFSLVDVNRMQLLTDIDCDTVCRNMCRLCTSQEALAYIMTEYASLRGWDVKYTVELSLYYTNQFFKRYVFRRAARKETTNHIVSRILLFRLCRSCRSLFSHSSGAYCYFWKKEKDIYDIYLRKYDYQNIFFKDYH